One Glycine soja cultivar W05 chromosome 2, ASM419377v2, whole genome shotgun sequence genomic region harbors:
- the LOC114398123 gene encoding glucan endo-1,3-beta-glucosidase 2-like isoform X2, whose amino-acid sequence MALHFLLLLLFAVSFVAADEEPFIGVNIGTDLSDMPHPTQVVALLKAQQIRHVRLYDADQAMLLALAKTGIQVVVTVPNEEILAIGQSNSTAANWVSRNVVAHYPATNITAICVGSEVLTTLPNAAKVLVSAIKYIHSALVASNLDRQVKVSTPLSSSIILDSFPPSQAFFNRSLNPVLVPLLDFLQSTGSYLMLNIYPYYDYMQSNGVIPLDYALFKSLPPNKEAVDSNTLLHYTNVFDAMVDAAYFAIAFLNYTNIPVVVTESGWPSKGGSNEPDATVDNANTYNSNLIKHVFNKTGTPKHPGIAVSTYIYELYNEDMKPGPLSEKNWGLFDANGTPIYILHLTESGAVLANDTSNNTFCIAKDGADPKMLQAALDWACGPGKVECSPLLQGQPCYEPDNVIAHANYAFDTYYHKMGKTPDACDFNGVATISTSDPSHGSCLFPGSVGKNGTLGNFTAPSMNSTNSDSSAYKFSSDLRIRSLLMVAGFLLWGVVLL is encoded by the exons ATGGCTCTGCATTTTCTTCTCCTCCTGCTTTTTGCAGTGTCTTTTGTTGCTGCTGATGAAG AACCATTTATAGGAGTGAATATTGGAACAGATCTCTCTGATATGCCACACCCTACTCAAGTAGTAGCTCTACTTAAAGCCCAACAAATTCGTCATGTTCGTTTGTATGATGCAGACCAAGCTATGCTCCTTGCACTTGCAAAGACAGGCATTCAGGTTGTTGTGACTGTCCCAAATGAAGAGATCCTGGCAATTGGTCAATCGAATTCCACGGCTGCCAATTGGGTTTCCCGCAACGTGGTAGCACATTATCCAGCCACCAATATCACAGCCATTTGTGTTGGTTCTGAGGTTTTAACTACCCTCCCGAATGCGGCAAAAGTACTTGTCAGTGCGATTAAATACATCCATTCAGCCCTTGTGGCATCCAATCTTGATCGCCAAGTTAAAGTTTCAACACCCCTTTCCTCATCCATCATTCTTGATTCATTTCCACCTTCTCAGGCTTTCTTTAACCGCTCACTCAATCCAGTTTTAGTCCCACTACTTGATTTCTTGCAATCCACTGGCTCTTATCTGATGCTAAACATATACCCTTACTATGACTACATGCAATCAAATGGAGTGATTCCATTAGATTATGCACTTTTCAAATCTCTCCCTCCAAACAAAGAAGCTGTTGATTCCAATACCCTCCTCCACTACACCAATGTCTTTGATGCCATGGTTGATGCTGCATACTTTGCCATAGCTTTTCTAAATTACACCAACATTCCTGTTGTGGTGACTGAGTCAGGGTGGCCCTCAAAAGGTGGCTCCAACGAACCTGATGCAACGGTGGACAATGCAAATACTTACAACAGCAATTTGATCAAACATGTGTTTAACAAAACCGGAACTCCCAAACATCCTGGAATTGCTGTTAGTACTTACATCTATGAGCTCTACAACGAGGATATGAAGCCTGGGCCATTGTCAGAGAAGAACTGGGGACTGTTTGATGCAAATGGAACACCTATTTACATTCTACACTTGACAGAGTCAGGGGCAGTCTTAGCAAATGATACCAGCAACAATACTTTCTGCATTGCAAAGGACGGTGCTGACCCGAAGATGCTGCAGGCTGCACTAGATTGGGCATGTGGACCGGGCAAGGTCGAATGCTCTCCATTGCTGCAGGGGCAACCATGCTATGAACCGGACAATGTGATTGCACATGCAAATTATGCATTTGACACTTACTATCATAAGATGGGAAAGACTCCTGATGCATGTGACTTCAATGGAGTGGCTACTATCTCCACCTCAGATCCAA GTCATGGTTCTTGTTTATTTCCTGGAAG TGTTGGCAAAAATGGAACCTTAGGTAACTTCACAGCTCCATCCATGAAttctacaaattcagattcctcAGCCTACAAATTCAGCTCTGACTTGAGAATTAGAAGCCTTTTAATGGTAGCAGGATTTCTATTATGGGGAGTGGTTTTGCTATAA
- the LOC114398137 gene encoding GDSL esterase/lipase At5g37690-like isoform X2, which yields MPRLVFAACIFSLASIALAALPVTYIFGDSLTDVGNNNFLQYSLAKSNYPWYGIDYSGGQATGRFTNGRTIGDFISAKLGITSPPAYLSATQNVDTLLKGVNYASGGAGILNDTGLYFVSRTSSNPPDSLSTEVISANIGEAAANKHCNEATYFIGIGSNDYVNNFLQPFLADGQQYTHDEFIELLISTLDQQLQSLYQLGARKIVFHGLGPLGCIPSQRVKSKRGQCLKRVNEWILQFNSNVQKLINTLNHRLPNAKFIFADTYPLVLDLINNPSTYGFKVSNTSCCNVDTSIGGLCLPNSKVCRNRHEFVFWDAFHPSDAANAVLAEKFFSLFSSAPSPASAPTPSP from the exons ATGCCAAGGCTAGTTTTTGCTGCATGTATCTTCTCACTTGCATCAATTGCTTTGGCAGCTCTGCCTGTGACATATATCTTTGGTGACTCCTTGACAGATGTTGGAAACAATAATTTTCTACAATATTCTTTAGCCAAATCTAACTATCCCTGGTATGGGATTGACTACAGTGGTGGCCAGGCTACTGGAAGATTCACCAATGGAAGGACTATTGGTGATTTCATAT CTGCAAAGCTTGGAATCACATCACCACCAGCTTATCTGTCAGCGACTCAGAACGTTGATACCTTACTCAAAGGTGTAAACTATGCATCTGGTGGGGCAGGAATTCTCAATGATACTGGACTTTACTTTGTAAGCAGAACATCTTCAAACCCTCCGGACTCTCTATCTACAG AAGTAATTTCGGCAAACATAGGAGAGGCAGCTGCCAACAAGCATTGCAATGAAGCCACGTATTTCATTGGGATTG GCAGCAATGACTATGTCAACAATTTCTTGCAGCCGTTCTTGGCAGATGGCCAGCAATACACTCATGATGAGTTCATAGAGCTCTTAATATCAACCTTAGATCAACAACTTCAG AGTCTTTATCAGCTGGGAGCACGAAAAATCGTCTTCCATGGACTTGGTCCACTCGGTTGCATTCCATCACAGAGGGTTAAATCCAAACGAGGACAATGTCTAAAGCGAGTCAATGAATGGATCCTACAATTCAACTCCAATGTACAGAAGCTAATCAACACACTAAACCATCGTCTTCCAAATGCAAAATTCATATTTGCAGACACTTACCCGTTAGTTCTTGACTTGATCAACAATCCATCTACTTATG GTTTTAAGGTTTCAAATACATCTTGTTGCAATGTAGACACAAGTATTGGAGGTTTATGCTTGCCAAACTCAAAGGTGTGCAGAAACCGCCATGAATTTGTATTTTGGGATGCTTTCCATCCATCAGATGCAGCAAATGCTGTTCTTGCagaaaagtttttctctcttttctcatcAGCTCCTTCTCCTGCATCAGCACCAACACCTTCTCCCTAA
- the LOC114398123 gene encoding glucan endo-1,3-beta-glucosidase 2-like isoform X1, with protein sequence MTPCCFLEEFLEFALWGIELNHALSYQEPFIGVNIGTDLSDMPHPTQVVALLKAQQIRHVRLYDADQAMLLALAKTGIQVVVTVPNEEILAIGQSNSTAANWVSRNVVAHYPATNITAICVGSEVLTTLPNAAKVLVSAIKYIHSALVASNLDRQVKVSTPLSSSIILDSFPPSQAFFNRSLNPVLVPLLDFLQSTGSYLMLNIYPYYDYMQSNGVIPLDYALFKSLPPNKEAVDSNTLLHYTNVFDAMVDAAYFAIAFLNYTNIPVVVTESGWPSKGGSNEPDATVDNANTYNSNLIKHVFNKTGTPKHPGIAVSTYIYELYNEDMKPGPLSEKNWGLFDANGTPIYILHLTESGAVLANDTSNNTFCIAKDGADPKMLQAALDWACGPGKVECSPLLQGQPCYEPDNVIAHANYAFDTYYHKMGKTPDACDFNGVATISTSDPSHGSCLFPGSVGKNGTLGNFTAPSMNSTNSDSSAYKFSSDLRIRSLLMVAGFLLWGVVLL encoded by the exons ATGACTCCTTGCTGTTTTCTTGAGGAGTTTTTGGAGTTTGCTTTGTGGGGAATAGAACTTAACCATGCTTTGTCATATCAAG AACCATTTATAGGAGTGAATATTGGAACAGATCTCTCTGATATGCCACACCCTACTCAAGTAGTAGCTCTACTTAAAGCCCAACAAATTCGTCATGTTCGTTTGTATGATGCAGACCAAGCTATGCTCCTTGCACTTGCAAAGACAGGCATTCAGGTTGTTGTGACTGTCCCAAATGAAGAGATCCTGGCAATTGGTCAATCGAATTCCACGGCTGCCAATTGGGTTTCCCGCAACGTGGTAGCACATTATCCAGCCACCAATATCACAGCCATTTGTGTTGGTTCTGAGGTTTTAACTACCCTCCCGAATGCGGCAAAAGTACTTGTCAGTGCGATTAAATACATCCATTCAGCCCTTGTGGCATCCAATCTTGATCGCCAAGTTAAAGTTTCAACACCCCTTTCCTCATCCATCATTCTTGATTCATTTCCACCTTCTCAGGCTTTCTTTAACCGCTCACTCAATCCAGTTTTAGTCCCACTACTTGATTTCTTGCAATCCACTGGCTCTTATCTGATGCTAAACATATACCCTTACTATGACTACATGCAATCAAATGGAGTGATTCCATTAGATTATGCACTTTTCAAATCTCTCCCTCCAAACAAAGAAGCTGTTGATTCCAATACCCTCCTCCACTACACCAATGTCTTTGATGCCATGGTTGATGCTGCATACTTTGCCATAGCTTTTCTAAATTACACCAACATTCCTGTTGTGGTGACTGAGTCAGGGTGGCCCTCAAAAGGTGGCTCCAACGAACCTGATGCAACGGTGGACAATGCAAATACTTACAACAGCAATTTGATCAAACATGTGTTTAACAAAACCGGAACTCCCAAACATCCTGGAATTGCTGTTAGTACTTACATCTATGAGCTCTACAACGAGGATATGAAGCCTGGGCCATTGTCAGAGAAGAACTGGGGACTGTTTGATGCAAATGGAACACCTATTTACATTCTACACTTGACAGAGTCAGGGGCAGTCTTAGCAAATGATACCAGCAACAATACTTTCTGCATTGCAAAGGACGGTGCTGACCCGAAGATGCTGCAGGCTGCACTAGATTGGGCATGTGGACCGGGCAAGGTCGAATGCTCTCCATTGCTGCAGGGGCAACCATGCTATGAACCGGACAATGTGATTGCACATGCAAATTATGCATTTGACACTTACTATCATAAGATGGGAAAGACTCCTGATGCATGTGACTTCAATGGAGTGGCTACTATCTCCACCTCAGATCCAA GTCATGGTTCTTGTTTATTTCCTGGAAG TGTTGGCAAAAATGGAACCTTAGGTAACTTCACAGCTCCATCCATGAAttctacaaattcagattcctcAGCCTACAAATTCAGCTCTGACTTGAGAATTAGAAGCCTTTTAATGGTAGCAGGATTTCTATTATGGGGAGTGGTTTTGCTATAA
- the LOC114398137 gene encoding GDSL esterase/lipase At5g37690-like isoform X1, translated as MPRLVFAACIFSLASIALAALPVTYIFGDSLTDVGNNNFLQYSLAKSNYPWYGIDYSGGQATGRFTNGRTIGDFISAKLGITSPPAYLSATQNVDTLLKGVNYASGGAGILNDTGLYFIERLSFDDQINNFKKTKEVISANIGEAAANKHCNEATYFIGIGSNDYVNNFLQPFLADGQQYTHDEFIELLISTLDQQLQSLYQLGARKIVFHGLGPLGCIPSQRVKSKRGQCLKRVNEWILQFNSNVQKLINTLNHRLPNAKFIFADTYPLVLDLINNPSTYGFKVSNTSCCNVDTSIGGLCLPNSKVCRNRHEFVFWDAFHPSDAANAVLAEKFFSLFSSAPSPASAPTPSP; from the exons ATGCCAAGGCTAGTTTTTGCTGCATGTATCTTCTCACTTGCATCAATTGCTTTGGCAGCTCTGCCTGTGACATATATCTTTGGTGACTCCTTGACAGATGTTGGAAACAATAATTTTCTACAATATTCTTTAGCCAAATCTAACTATCCCTGGTATGGGATTGACTACAGTGGTGGCCAGGCTACTGGAAGATTCACCAATGGAAGGACTATTGGTGATTTCATAT CTGCAAAGCTTGGAATCACATCACCACCAGCTTATCTGTCAGCGACTCAGAACGTTGATACCTTACTCAAAGGTGTAAACTATGCATCTGGTGGGGCAGGAATTCTCAATGATACTGGACTTTACTTT aTTGAGAGATTATCTTTTGACGATCAAATAAACAATTTCAAGAAAACCAAAGAAGTAATTTCGGCAAACATAGGAGAGGCAGCTGCCAACAAGCATTGCAATGAAGCCACGTATTTCATTGGGATTG GCAGCAATGACTATGTCAACAATTTCTTGCAGCCGTTCTTGGCAGATGGCCAGCAATACACTCATGATGAGTTCATAGAGCTCTTAATATCAACCTTAGATCAACAACTTCAG AGTCTTTATCAGCTGGGAGCACGAAAAATCGTCTTCCATGGACTTGGTCCACTCGGTTGCATTCCATCACAGAGGGTTAAATCCAAACGAGGACAATGTCTAAAGCGAGTCAATGAATGGATCCTACAATTCAACTCCAATGTACAGAAGCTAATCAACACACTAAACCATCGTCTTCCAAATGCAAAATTCATATTTGCAGACACTTACCCGTTAGTTCTTGACTTGATCAACAATCCATCTACTTATG GTTTTAAGGTTTCAAATACATCTTGTTGCAATGTAGACACAAGTATTGGAGGTTTATGCTTGCCAAACTCAAAGGTGTGCAGAAACCGCCATGAATTTGTATTTTGGGATGCTTTCCATCCATCAGATGCAGCAAATGCTGTTCTTGCagaaaagtttttctctcttttctcatcAGCTCCTTCTCCTGCATCAGCACCAACACCTTCTCCCTAA